The Legionella sp. PATHC032 genome has a window encoding:
- a CDS encoding DNA-binding domain-containing protein — translation MNSLLTLQTQFQEFIYSGQDSIKESIVPTKLVSTETRLNIYKDGYRLRLIECLAANYPALYAYLGTEEFEKLSTRYIDSYPSSYRSIRWYGDRLPELIKKYYAKSCYYLYELAELEWKMTLAFDAADDAVLRVEEMAAVPPESWAEMGFVLHSTVHRLNFCWNVFSLWQALVNNLEIPDLEDSPAATGWVLWRGQNYIIQYYSLSEEEAWALDALIQGASFGALCEGLCQWTPAEEVGMKAASYLKNWIQNGLLSQCRIPRN, via the coding sequence ATGAATTCCCTCTTGACCTTACAAACCCAATTTCAAGAATTCATTTATTCCGGGCAAGACTCAATTAAAGAATCCATAGTGCCAACAAAGTTGGTTTCAACAGAAACTCGATTGAATATTTATAAAGACGGTTATCGATTGAGGTTGATTGAATGTTTGGCGGCAAATTACCCCGCTTTATATGCGTATTTAGGTACCGAGGAATTTGAAAAATTAAGTACTCGTTATATTGATTCTTACCCATCTTCTTACCGTTCAATCCGATGGTATGGTGATAGATTGCCCGAATTGATTAAAAAGTACTATGCGAAGTCTTGCTATTATTTGTATGAATTGGCTGAACTGGAATGGAAAATGACCTTAGCCTTTGATGCAGCAGATGATGCGGTGCTTCGTGTAGAAGAGATGGCAGCAGTGCCGCCTGAATCCTGGGCTGAGATGGGGTTTGTGCTTCATTCGACAGTCCATAGACTTAATTTTTGTTGGAATGTTTTTTCATTGTGGCAGGCTCTAGTCAATAACCTTGAGATTCCAGACTTGGAAGATAGCCCTGCTGCTACTGGCTGGGTGTTATGGCGAGGTCAAAATTATATCATTCAATATTACAGTTTGTCAGAAGAGGAAGCCTGGGCTTTAGACGCCCTGATTCAGGGAGCCTCTTTTGGGGCACTTTGTGAGGGATTATGCCAGTGGACTCCTGCTGAAGAGGTTGGAATGAAAGCAGCGTCTTATTTAAAAAACTGGATTCAAAATGGGTTATTGTCTCAATGTCGTATTCCGCGTAATTAG
- a CDS encoding MBL fold metallo-hydrolase RNA specificity domain-containing protein, protein MKLSFLGATGTVTGSKYLVESNNKKILVDCGLFQGLKELRLRNWSPLPVSPKSIDAVVLTHAHIDHSGYLPLLVKQGFKGRIYATAATTDLCSILLPDSGFLHEEDARRANKYGYSKHHPALPLYTQEDANNTLKYFESVEYDAPYPLMDDYEISWHRAGHILGSAFIQFQTKQIKLLFSGDIGRLNDPVMKPSELMKSTDYLVIESTYGNRLHDKTDPLAFIANIVNTTCKRGGTVLIPAFAVGRAQTMLYYLYILKQKKLIPDVPVYLDSPMAIDATELLLKHHNEHRLSAEECRAVCQIATYVHTPDESMAVDRGHESKIIISASGMMTGGRVLHHLKVYASDPASTILLTGFQAAGTRGAKMLNHEPTVKIHGDDYPVRAQVATLTNASAHADYEEILIWLRHFEKAPKEVFITHGEPQAALGLKGHIETELGWNCKIPDYLQKVNLD, encoded by the coding sequence ATGAAATTGTCTTTTTTAGGTGCGACTGGTACGGTTACCGGCTCTAAGTACCTGGTGGAATCAAATAATAAAAAGATTTTGGTGGATTGTGGACTTTTCCAGGGTTTAAAAGAATTGAGACTAAGAAACTGGTCACCCCTTCCTGTGTCTCCCAAATCAATAGATGCTGTTGTTTTGACCCACGCACATATTGATCATAGCGGTTATTTGCCATTATTGGTCAAACAAGGATTTAAGGGGCGCATCTATGCAACTGCTGCAACAACCGATTTATGTTCTATCTTACTGCCCGATAGTGGTTTTTTGCATGAAGAAGACGCCAGAAGAGCAAATAAATACGGATATAGTAAACATCATCCAGCTTTACCTTTATATACTCAGGAAGATGCAAATAATACTTTAAAATATTTTGAATCAGTCGAATATGACGCCCCCTATCCTTTAATGGATGATTACGAAATTAGCTGGCATAGAGCTGGACATATATTAGGGTCTGCATTTATTCAGTTTCAAACAAAACAAATCAAGTTATTATTTAGTGGTGATATTGGAAGACTCAATGATCCTGTTATGAAGCCTTCCGAGTTAATGAAATCTACCGATTATTTGGTGATTGAATCAACTTATGGGAATCGCTTGCATGATAAAACCGATCCTTTAGCGTTTATAGCCAACATAGTCAATACGACTTGTAAAAGAGGGGGTACGGTGCTAATTCCCGCTTTTGCAGTCGGCAGAGCACAAACTATGTTGTATTATTTATATATTTTAAAACAAAAAAAATTAATTCCTGATGTTCCTGTCTATCTGGATAGCCCTATGGCTATTGATGCCACTGAATTATTATTAAAGCATCATAACGAGCATCGCTTAAGTGCTGAGGAGTGCCGAGCTGTCTGCCAAATAGCAACTTATGTCCATACTCCTGATGAATCAATGGCAGTCGATCGGGGACATGAATCTAAAATTATTATTTCTGCAAGTGGCATGATGACAGGAGGTCGGGTTTTGCATCATTTGAAGGTATATGCTTCTGATCCTGCAAGCACTATCCTTTTGACAGGGTTCCAGGCTGCGGGGACGAGAGGTGCAAAAATGCTAAATCACGAGCCGACTGTTAAAATCCATGGTGATGATTACCCCGTCAGGGCCCAGGTAGCTACGTTAACCAATGCCTCTGCTCATGCAGATTATGAGGAAATACTAATTTGGCTAAGGCATTTTGAGAAGGCTCCAAAGGAAGTCTTTATTACCCATGGTGAGCCTCAAGCGGCATTGGGATTAAAGGGACATATTGAAACGGAATTGGGGTGGAATTGTAAGATACCTGACTATCTTCAAAAGGTAAATTTGGATTGA
- a CDS encoding DUF692 domain-containing protein, whose amino-acid sequence MEVFPNKLAQKLPYLGFGLGLRPNYYEEILTSKPDLDWFEILTENYLIPGGKPLYYLDKIREHYPIVMHGVSLSLGSSDPLDFDYLKQVQELASRIEPAWISDHLCWTGVHGLNTHDLLPVPYTSEAIQHIVSRIQVIQDFLKRPFLIENVSSYLTYKQSEMSEWDFILEIVKQSGCYLLLDVNNVYVSSFNHNFDPMDYINSMPLGRVAQIHLAGHTNHVDYIIDTHNAPVIEPVWDLYEATIHRLGPVSTMIERDDNMPDFSELLCEINHAKRLAIQAAKEKVAV is encoded by the coding sequence ATGGAAGTATTCCCCAATAAATTGGCTCAAAAATTACCCTATTTAGGTTTTGGTCTAGGATTACGGCCAAACTATTATGAAGAAATCCTGACGAGCAAGCCTGATTTGGATTGGTTTGAAATATTAACTGAAAATTATTTAATTCCTGGAGGCAAGCCTCTCTATTATCTGGACAAAATTCGCGAACACTATCCTATTGTCATGCATGGTGTCTCTCTTTCTCTGGGAAGTAGCGATCCTTTGGATTTCGATTATTTAAAGCAGGTACAAGAATTAGCTTCTCGCATTGAACCAGCCTGGATTTCAGATCATTTATGTTGGACTGGCGTTCATGGATTAAATACGCATGATTTATTACCGGTTCCCTATACAAGTGAAGCTATTCAGCACATAGTATCCCGTATTCAAGTAATACAAGATTTCTTAAAACGTCCTTTTTTGATTGAAAATGTATCAAGCTATCTTACCTACAAACAGTCAGAAATGTCAGAATGGGATTTTATTCTGGAAATAGTAAAACAATCGGGTTGTTATTTATTGCTGGATGTTAACAATGTTTATGTCAGTTCATTCAATCATAATTTCGATCCCATGGATTATATTAACTCCATGCCGCTTGGAAGAGTGGCTCAAATCCATTTGGCGGGGCACACCAATCACGTTGATTACATTATAGACACCCACAATGCTCCTGTAATTGAGCCAGTCTGGGATCTTTATGAGGCAACCATACATAGACTTGGTCCTGTATCTACTATGATTGAGCGCGATGATAACATGCCAGATTTTAGCGAGCTTTTATGTGAAATTAATCATGCAAAACGCCTTGCCATACAAGCCGCAAAAGAAAAGGTAGCAGTATGA
- a CDS encoding DedA family protein: MQNIQHLIDYILHIDVYLNAFVSTYGFWTYLALFTVIFCETGLIVTPFLPGDSLLFAAGSIAAQPGNPMNIMLLFVLLFMASILGNQVNFLVGRAIGPRVFSAKRSWLLNPKHLHDTHAFYEKHGGKTIILARFIPIIRTFAPFIAGIGRMRSLHFTLFNLISAILWIGSLLSLGYYLGSIPLIKENFSLVIYGIIAISILPPIIALISKKSTSSIKK; the protein is encoded by the coding sequence ATGCAAAACATACAGCACCTGATTGACTACATTCTTCATATCGATGTTTATTTAAATGCCTTTGTATCAACATATGGGTTTTGGACTTATCTTGCGTTATTTACTGTTATCTTTTGTGAGACAGGCCTTATCGTCACTCCTTTCTTACCAGGAGACTCCCTGTTATTTGCTGCAGGAAGTATAGCAGCTCAACCAGGAAACCCTATGAATATCATGCTGTTGTTTGTTTTGCTTTTCATGGCTTCGATATTAGGGAATCAAGTGAATTTCCTTGTTGGACGCGCAATAGGCCCTCGTGTCTTTAGCGCCAAACGCTCCTGGTTACTGAATCCCAAGCATCTGCATGATACCCATGCTTTTTATGAGAAGCATGGCGGCAAAACAATAATACTGGCGCGTTTTATTCCCATAATACGCACCTTTGCTCCATTTATTGCAGGTATTGGCAGGATGCGATCATTGCATTTCACGCTTTTCAATCTGATCAGCGCCATACTTTGGATTGGAAGTCTTCTTAGCCTGGGATATTATTTAGGCTCAATCCCATTAATAAAAGAGAATTTCTCATTAGTTATCTATGGGATCATAGCGATTTCAATTTTACCGCCCATCATCGCTTTAATTAGTAAAAAATCGACGTCATCAATTAAAAAATAA
- a CDS encoding bacteriophage holin, which produces MNGCKISPVGLGLSLGILWGLSLLAMGLIAYFYTYGRPFVEAVATLYLGYEPSVLGSFIGGVIGFIDGFVTGFLIAWLYNCFSCCSCCRGKENKKE; this is translated from the coding sequence ATGAATGGTTGCAAAATCAGCCCTGTTGGTCTAGGTCTTTCATTAGGAATTCTGTGGGGATTATCGTTATTAGCCATGGGATTAATCGCCTATTTTTATACTTATGGCAGGCCCTTTGTTGAAGCAGTTGCCACCTTATACCTTGGCTATGAACCTTCTGTCCTGGGAAGCTTCATTGGAGGTGTCATTGGCTTTATTGATGGGTTCGTCACAGGATTCCTTATCGCCTGGCTTTACAATTGTTTTAGTTGTTGTTCTTGTTGCCGAGGCAAAGAAAATAAAAAAGAATAA
- a CDS encoding aldehyde dehydrogenase family protein: MIATLKTYSPVDNSLYVEREYANREEIKIVLSKAQVAKKLWSLSSLAERQEYCLAAVNEIVAGKVEIAEEICWQMGRPIRYAAAEINGFEERARHMIAQAESSLASVELPEKEGFIRYIKREPLGVILVIAPWNYPYLTAVNTIIPALMAGNVVILKHSAQTPLVAERFDQAFKKAGLPMGVFQYLHLTHEDTEQLMRSPVVNSVAFTGSVAGGERVEQTVAGRFIPVNLELGGKDPAYIRADADLDHAVETVIDGAFFNSGQSCCGIERIYVHKEIYEKFVNKAVNLVKQYKLGRPDDPETTLGPLVRAASADFVREQIKEAIAQGALAHINTQDFAMDRPGTPYLAPQILTNVNHRMRIMTEETFGPVVGIMSVDSDEEAIERMNDSDYGLTAVVFTQDIHQGTGIGERLQTGTFFINRCDYLDPGLAWTGVKKSGRGCTLSTIGYEYLTRPKSFHIRTKIET; the protein is encoded by the coding sequence ATGATTGCTACCTTAAAAACCTATTCTCCTGTCGATAACTCTCTTTATGTTGAAAGAGAATATGCAAATCGAGAAGAGATAAAAATTGTTTTAAGCAAAGCACAAGTAGCAAAAAAACTGTGGTCTTTGTCTTCTCTAGCCGAACGCCAGGAATATTGTTTGGCTGCTGTCAATGAAATAGTCGCTGGCAAAGTAGAAATTGCAGAAGAAATTTGTTGGCAAATGGGAAGGCCAATTCGCTACGCAGCTGCTGAAATCAATGGATTTGAAGAGAGAGCTAGACATATGATTGCACAGGCTGAATCATCACTGGCTTCTGTGGAATTACCTGAAAAAGAAGGATTTATAAGGTACATCAAACGAGAGCCGCTGGGAGTTATCCTGGTTATAGCGCCGTGGAACTACCCCTACCTCACAGCGGTCAATACCATTATTCCAGCACTTATGGCAGGTAATGTTGTTATTTTGAAGCACTCTGCGCAAACTCCATTAGTGGCTGAACGTTTCGATCAAGCATTCAAAAAAGCAGGTTTACCCATGGGGGTTTTTCAATATTTGCATTTGACGCATGAAGATACGGAACAACTGATGCGATCACCCGTAGTTAATTCTGTGGCGTTCACAGGTTCAGTTGCCGGCGGTGAAAGAGTTGAACAGACAGTGGCAGGACGTTTTATTCCAGTGAATTTGGAGTTAGGTGGAAAAGACCCCGCTTATATCAGGGCAGATGCTGATTTGGACCATGCAGTAGAAACAGTCATAGATGGTGCTTTTTTTAATTCAGGTCAATCCTGTTGTGGTATAGAAAGGATTTATGTTCATAAAGAGATATACGAAAAATTTGTTAATAAAGCAGTTAATCTGGTTAAACAATATAAATTGGGACGACCCGATGATCCTGAAACCACTCTAGGCCCTCTGGTACGCGCTGCATCAGCTGATTTTGTCAGAGAGCAAATCAAAGAAGCGATAGCCCAAGGGGCATTAGCCCATATAAATACCCAGGATTTTGCAATGGATAGACCTGGTACACCTTATCTTGCACCGCAAATATTAACCAATGTTAATCATCGCATGCGGATTATGACAGAAGAAACTTTTGGTCCAGTCGTAGGGATCATGTCAGTTGATAGCGATGAAGAGGCAATCGAAAGGATGAACGATAGTGACTATGGTTTGACAGCCGTTGTCTTTACTCAGGATATTCATCAAGGAACAGGGATTGGTGAGCGATTACAAACAGGTACTTTTTTTATCAATCGTTGCGACTATCTTGATCCAGGTTTGGCTTGGACTGGGGTAAAAAAATCAGGCAGGGGTTGTACTTTATCTACCATAGGCTATGAGTATTTAACGCGCCCCAAATCATTCCATATCAGAACTAAAATAGAGACTTAA
- a CDS encoding BON domain-containing protein has product MLKCLSSVIIVFLILFTAGCQTNTVSNMFIPSNPSGMTLAQSVKDSLMESNDPVINQIHVESNQNVVILSGYVKKIRQSDIAEQIARQVQGVQSVENHIIVRP; this is encoded by the coding sequence ATGCTAAAATGTTTATCCAGTGTAATCATTGTGTTTTTGATTTTGTTTACAGCAGGTTGTCAGACCAATACTGTGAGTAACATGTTTATTCCATCTAATCCATCAGGCATGACTTTGGCTCAGTCGGTAAAAGATTCGCTAATGGAAAGCAATGATCCTGTGATCAATCAAATTCATGTTGAATCCAATCAAAATGTGGTCATATTAAGTGGTTATGTGAAAAAAATTCGTCAGAGTGATATCGCAGAACAAATTGCCAGACAAGTCCAAGGGGTTCAGTCAGTAGAGAACCACATTATTGTCCGCCCCTAA
- a CDS encoding iron-containing alcohol dehydrogenase, with protein MKNQSFIVNWNYPTRILVGAGRINELARACRELGMHAPLLVTDPGLASSSMVSEVIEQAQASGLRTGLFCQIKTNPTGDNVMNGVYAFKAGQHDGVIAFGGGSALDAAKAIALMVGQGRSLWDFEDIGDNWTRVNVSAMAPVLAIPTTAGTGSEVGRAAVITDTEKQVKKIIFHPKMLPSMVILDPELTVGLPKSLTAATGMDALSHCLEAYCAHYYHPMAESIALEGIRLIKENLIQAYKDGSNLEARTHMLVASAMGATAFQRGLGAMHALAHPLGAIYDVHHGRLNAILMPYVLLANRCEIENKIERLANYLSISNGFDGFLDWIEQMRLELGIENTLSQLGIDHSQIDRLAKMATEDAAAASNPVLFAFEQYKDLLSKAIGE; from the coding sequence ATGAAAAACCAATCATTCATTGTCAATTGGAATTACCCGACACGAATCCTGGTCGGGGCTGGACGAATCAATGAATTAGCTAGAGCATGTCGTGAGTTGGGTATGCATGCTCCTCTGTTAGTCACAGACCCAGGATTGGCTTCGTCATCGATGGTGAGTGAAGTCATAGAACAGGCCCAGGCATCTGGTTTGCGAACAGGATTATTTTGCCAAATTAAAACAAATCCCACCGGTGACAATGTGATGAATGGGGTTTATGCTTTTAAAGCAGGCCAGCATGATGGTGTGATTGCTTTCGGTGGTGGTTCGGCTTTGGATGCCGCCAAAGCCATTGCTTTAATGGTTGGCCAGGGTCGATCTTTGTGGGATTTTGAAGACATAGGTGATAACTGGACTCGAGTGAATGTTTCAGCCATGGCCCCAGTTCTTGCCATTCCAACAACAGCAGGAACTGGTTCAGAGGTTGGACGTGCTGCTGTAATTACGGATACTGAAAAGCAGGTTAAAAAAATTATTTTTCATCCTAAAATGTTGCCCTCCATGGTTATTCTGGATCCGGAGTTAACAGTTGGGCTTCCGAAATCACTTACTGCAGCTACAGGTATGGATGCTCTTTCCCATTGTCTTGAAGCATATTGTGCACATTATTATCATCCTATGGCAGAAAGTATCGCGTTGGAAGGAATAAGATTAATCAAGGAGAATTTAATTCAAGCTTACAAAGATGGAAGTAACCTGGAGGCAAGAACCCATATGCTAGTTGCTTCAGCAATGGGAGCTACCGCCTTTCAGCGTGGTCTTGGAGCAATGCATGCCTTGGCTCATCCATTAGGCGCAATCTATGATGTCCATCACGGGAGGCTTAATGCGATTTTGATGCCTTATGTTTTATTAGCTAATCGTTGTGAAATTGAAAACAAGATAGAACGTTTGGCAAATTATTTGTCAATATCCAATGGATTTGATGGTTTTTTGGATTGGATAGAGCAGATGAGATTGGAATTAGGAATCGAAAACACATTAAGTCAGTTAGGTATTGATCATTCGCAGATAGACAGATTAGCAAAAATGGCCACTGAGGATGCAGCGGCAGCTTCCAATCCTGTTCTTTTTGCATTCGAACAATACAAAGATTTATTGAGCAAAGCCATTGGTGAGTAA
- a CDS encoding glutamine synthetase family protein, which translates to MLNPREIRTIEDAKRIVEERQLTHVKVGLFDIDGVMLGKYMSRNKFFSALEHGFAFCDVILGWDSKDKLYDNVKYTGWHTGYPDASVRIVPSTCREIIFEENQLLFMAEFSQAAEVICPRGILRRVINKAAGMGYDVYAALEYEFFVFDETPDSVRAKGFRNLKPITPDNFGYSIIRNTVHAEFYHQILTMAEKMDFPIEGLHTETGPGVLEAAIAVDEAEVAGDKAALFKTFMKILAQRNNKMATFMAKWSGDYPGQSGHIHLSLRDRDGGKSAFYESGREYNMSKTQRHFLAGQQKLMPEFLAMLSPTVNSYSRLIPGYWAPTEATWGVENRTTALRVIPGSDKSQRIEYRLGSADANPYLALAAAIGSGLYGIENELEPEAEVKGNSYEQNHSPELALPRTLWESAQSLKNSSAAYELFGKEFVEHFSASREWEEREFRKHITDWELDRYFEII; encoded by the coding sequence ATGCTAAACCCAAGAGAGATCCGAACCATAGAAGATGCAAAACGCATCGTGGAAGAAAGACAATTGACTCATGTTAAGGTTGGTCTTTTTGATATCGATGGAGTGATGCTGGGCAAGTACATGAGCCGTAACAAGTTTTTTTCAGCTTTGGAACATGGTTTTGCTTTTTGTGATGTCATTTTGGGATGGGATTCTAAAGACAAGCTTTATGATAATGTGAAATATACTGGTTGGCATACGGGTTACCCTGATGCCTCAGTGAGAATTGTTCCTTCAACTTGTCGTGAAATAATATTTGAAGAAAATCAGCTGCTGTTTATGGCTGAATTTTCACAAGCAGCAGAAGTCATTTGTCCTCGCGGGATCTTGCGTCGTGTAATCAATAAAGCTGCGGGCATGGGGTATGATGTTTATGCCGCATTAGAATATGAATTTTTTGTATTTGATGAAACGCCTGACAGCGTGCGTGCGAAAGGATTTCGTAACCTGAAGCCTATTACTCCTGATAATTTTGGTTACTCGATCATTCGTAATACAGTCCATGCTGAATTTTATCATCAAATTCTCACCATGGCGGAAAAAATGGATTTTCCCATTGAGGGTCTACATACCGAAACAGGCCCAGGAGTTCTTGAGGCAGCAATAGCTGTTGATGAGGCTGAGGTCGCAGGAGATAAAGCGGCTTTGTTTAAAACATTTATGAAAATTCTCGCGCAACGCAATAATAAAATGGCAACTTTTATGGCTAAATGGTCAGGTGATTATCCGGGGCAAAGCGGTCACATTCATCTGTCTTTGCGAGATAGAGATGGTGGCAAATCTGCTTTTTATGAATCAGGCAGAGAATATAATATGAGCAAAACTCAACGCCATTTTTTAGCCGGGCAGCAAAAGTTGATGCCTGAATTTTTAGCCATGTTATCGCCGACTGTGAATAGCTATTCCAGACTAATTCCTGGCTATTGGGCTCCAACAGAGGCAACCTGGGGTGTCGAGAATCGTACCACCGCTTTACGAGTAATTCCCGGCAGTGACAAGTCACAGCGTATTGAATATCGCTTGGGTTCTGCAGATGCCAATCCTTATCTGGCTTTGGCTGCTGCCATAGGATCGGGGTTATATGGCATTGAGAATGAGTTGGAGCCTGAGGCCGAGGTAAAAGGAAATTCCTACGAACAAAATCATAGTCCAGAATTGGCATTGCCTCGCACATTATGGGAATCGGCACAAAGTTTAAAAAACTCTTCTGCTGCTTATGAATTATTTGGTAAAGAATTTGTTGAGCATTTTTCTGCTTCAAGGGAATGGGAGGAAAGAGAGTTTAGAAAACACATCACCGATTGGGAGCTGGACAGATATTTTGAAATTATTTAA
- a CDS encoding glutamine amidotransferase-related protein, producing MNLGILLCDKVSEVFVADHGQYPEMFANLLRPADSTLKFTVFDAEHGELPTDVHAVDAYLISGSRHGVNDDYPWIRKLEEFVRILHASQKKLIGICFGHQLIAKALGGKVIKSPKGWGVGMSQNQIYQFKEWMKPSLNCFNLLVSHQDQVIELPTGAEILAGSDFCPNYMMQIGSFFSVQGHPEFTKSYSRDLMISREDSVNEIEFAKGMKSLELHEDDTIIAQWIINFLKA from the coding sequence ATGAATCTTGGTATTTTGCTTTGTGATAAGGTAAGTGAAGTATTTGTCGCAGATCATGGTCAATACCCTGAGATGTTTGCGAATCTATTACGCCCGGCAGATTCTACTCTTAAATTTACTGTATTTGATGCAGAGCATGGGGAGCTGCCAACAGATGTCCATGCCGTAGACGCTTATCTGATATCAGGAAGTCGACATGGAGTGAATGATGATTATCCCTGGATAAGAAAGCTTGAGGAGTTTGTTCGTATTTTGCATGCTTCCCAAAAAAAATTAATCGGTATTTGCTTTGGGCATCAATTAATAGCGAAAGCTTTAGGTGGAAAAGTGATTAAATCTCCCAAGGGTTGGGGGGTAGGTATGTCACAAAATCAAATTTATCAATTTAAAGAATGGATGAAACCATCTCTAAATTGCTTCAATTTGTTAGTTAGCCATCAAGATCAAGTGATTGAGTTACCAACTGGTGCCGAGATATTGGCAGGAAGCGATTTTTGTCCAAATTATATGATGCAAATTGGCTCTTTCTTTAGCGTGCAGGGGCACCCTGAGTTTACTAAATCTTATTCTCGTGATTTGATGATCTCTCGTGAGGATTCGGTCAATGAAATTGAATTTGCAAAAGGGATGAAATCCCTTGAATTACATGAGGATGACACGATTATTGCCCAGTGGATAATTAATTTTTTAAAAGCCTGA